Proteins encoded in a region of the Panicum hallii strain FIL2 chromosome 3, PHallii_v3.1, whole genome shotgun sequence genome:
- the LOC112887636 gene encoding serine/threonine-protein kinase STY13-like, with amino-acid sequence MASSGGASAAAKNEAYVRADKIDLESLDLQLEKQLAKTWEKHKGKSIQGPREDWEIDLAKLEIRYVIAQGTYGTVYRGTYDGQDVAVKLLDWGEDGFATEAETAKLRASFKQEVAVWHELNHPNVTKFIGASMGTTDLKIPANSSSSGVRTELPPRACCVVVEYLAGGTLKQYLIKNRRRKLAYKVVVQIALDLARGLSYLHSRKIVHRDVKTENMLLDMQRNLKIADFGVARVEAQNPKDMTGATGTLGYMAPEVLEGKPYDRKCDVYSFGICLWEIYCCDMPYPDLSFADVSSAVVHQNLRPDIPRCCPSAMANIMRKCWDANPDKRPDMDEVVRLLEALDTSKGGGMIPEGQAGGCLCFFRARGP; translated from the exons ATGgcgtcgagcggcggcgcgtcggCGGCTGCGAAGAACGAGGCCTACGTGCGGGCCGACAAGATCGACCTGGAGAGCCTGGACCTCCAGCTGGAGAAGCAGCTGGCCAAGACCTGGGAGAAGCACAAGGGCAAGTCCATCCAGGGGCCCCGGGAGGACTGGGAGATCGACCTCGCCAAGCTCGAGATTCGGTACGTCATCGCGCAGGGCACCTACGGCACGGTGTATCGCGGCACGTACGATGGGCAGGATGTCGCAG TAAAACTGTTGGATTGGGGTGAAGATGGCTTTGCAACGGAAGCTGAAACTGCTAAACTGCGAGCATCATTTAAACAGGAGGTTGCTGTCTGGCATGAGCTCAACCATCCAAATGTCACAAAG TTCATTGGTGCATCAATGGGTACTACAGACCTTAAGATTCCAGCCAATAGTTCTAGCAGTGGTGTGCGCACTGAGCTGCCGCCAAGAGCATGTTGTGTTGTGGTAGAATATCTTGCTGGTGGAACACTAAAACAATATCTAATAAAGAACAGGCGAAGGAAGCTTGCATATAAGGTTGTGGTTCAGATAGCATTGGATCTGGCCAGAGG ATTGAGCTATCTGCACTCAAGAAAGATTGTTCATCGGGATGTTAAAACTGAAAATATGCTACTTGATATGCAACGGAACCTTAAAATTGCTGATTTTGGTGTTGCTCGTGTTGAGGCTCAGAATCCAAAGGATATGACAGGTGCAACCGGCACACTTGGCTACATGGCCCCAGAG GTCCTTGAAGGCAAGCCATACGATAGGAAATGTGATGTCTACAGTTTTGGCATATGCTTATGGGAAATATACTGCTGTGACATGCCATATCCAGACCTCAGTTTTGCAGACGTCTCATCTGCTGTTGTCCATCAG AATCTGCGCCCGGACATCCCCCGCTGCTGCCCAAGCGCGATGGCGAACATCATGCGCAAGTGCTGGGACGCGAACCCGGATAAGCGGCCGGACATGGACGAGGTGGTGCGGCTCCTGGAGGCCCTCGACACGAGCAAGGGCGGTGGCATGATACCGGAAGGCCAGGCGGGCGGGTGCTTGTGCTTCTTCAGAGCCCGCGGTCCTTAG
- the LOC112885628 gene encoding uncharacterized protein LOC112885628, with product MERSKHGDGSLYEPRVDLFRWLFSLLDTGETSMQPMRLTLPTAECVPTSTASCGRHVGGPMLQIFSVKLAKLPRPAAAAGPVKLFGFMAVRDLMDPLRNYVFNRSRGRPQPQQGPGRWTKGSERRSGMTRG from the exons ATGGAGAGGAGCAAGCATGGCGATGGATCCCTCTACGAACCGAGAGTCGACTTGTTCCGCTGGCTCTTCAGTCTCCTAGACACCGGCGAGA CTTCCATGCAGCCGATGAGGCTGACGCTTCCAACCGCCGAGTGCGTGCCGACTTCGACGGCCAGCTGCGGCCGTCACGTGGGCGGCCCCATGCTGCAGATCTTCTCCGTCAAGCTCGCCAAGCTACCGAGAccagcggccgccgccggccccgtcAAGCTCTTCGGGTTCATGGCCGTCCGCGACCTCATGGACCCTCTCCGCAACTACGTCTTCAACCGCAGCAGGGGTCGTCCTCAACCGCAGCAGGGGCCGGGCAGGTGGACGAAGGGGTCGGAGCGGAGGTCCGGGATGACCAGGGGTTGA
- the LOC112887098 gene encoding putative uncharacterized protein C20orf204 gives MAQSGGGRSTDLYYCDCPFSLLAPPHPAPAGDDSSSGSSSDMEDPPLELPAADPARGGGTPPFTHAVPPPLELPAAHPARGGGAPPFTRAVPPPLIRVPGAGPRGRFDLDPRRFRCQLGVSVGGGLPGRRQAGDGERERSGVALPGEIYNALKAIRPRLARADLLRAYSALVRDDRKFRSLMALPEDMRKEWLLMEVAERRP, from the exons atggcgcagagcggcggcggccgctcgACAGATTTGTACTACTGCGACTGCCCCTTCTCTCTGCTGGCGCCCCCGCacccggcgccggcgggggaCGACTCCTCCTCGGGCTCGTCGTCGGACATGGAGGAcccgccgctcgagctccctGCCGCGGACCCGGCGCGCGGAGGCGGAACTCCTCCGTTCACGCACGCCGTGCCTCCTCCGCTCGAGCTCCCGGCCGCGCACCCGGCGCGCGGAGGCGGAGCTCCTCCGTTCACGCGCGCCGTGCCTCCTCCGCTCATACGGGTGCCCGGCGCCGGCCCCCGGGGCCGGTTCGACCTCGACCCGCGCCGTTTCCGCTGCCAACTCGGGGTTAGCGTTGGCGGGGGGCTGCCCGGCCGCCGACAG GCTGGTGACGGCGAGCGCGAACGGAGCGGCGTCGCTCTCCCGGGAGAGATCTACAATGCGCTCAAGGCTATCCGACCCCGCCTGGCCCGTGCCGACCTGCTGCGAGCCTACAGCGCGCTCGTCCGCGACGACCGCAAGTTCAGGTCTCTGATGGCGCTGCCCGAGGACATGAGGAAGGAGTGGCTGCTCATGGAGGTCGCCGAGCGGAGGCCGTGA
- the LOC112884428 gene encoding probable ubiquitin-like-specific protease 2A, protein MAPVRPRIDIDWEEVFSRDSSHDREDSVCFASPSSAPQNSRAAAAKAPRASSDDEKRRGTSYPTRRFGGLRGELEQRRGERGPAAVADDGASRRVTRAAAKAAARDARSDAANVFNFSQEDEEGEDAGRKYSPCSSGKKNYGVLRIIKRKCQGHVGPRTIPVDKMYSSQPFSKSGNQRRAHSIDPEESDHGKCQQSESFSFSRFSKRRKEQLQDSSSVYSRKVQDVVLLDDEDMQTEGEVNYEISDIRNEPKIYYPSRDDPEAVELTSSDISCLDPGAFLSSPVINYYIQNIKRTRLNREDCRDKFYIFNTYFYGKLEEALYQLGDLSKLRRWWKGVNIFHRAYVILPIHGVAHWSLVIICMPAKESVSGPIILHLDSLGMHRSTKILNTVGRYLEEEWQHLKKNPSPETSVSEIIWEDLPSNIHKEKVQVPQQNNAYDCGIFMLYYIEQFIREAPERFTVDNLDMFNCSWFKPEDASGLRLRIRELLQEAFESARLDDAMSEEAASDGSYIGDGIKGGELEADAPSESSEMVLEFGNTGKSNEGIKVAASGNSGKSNEGIKVAESEEASGESGDAEKSIEGYVAESEEESGESGEAGKSVEGINVAGPEEASGESGDSGKSIEVINVAESDNASEEFGYAGETKKGIKVAASEGASVECVSTDKSMVSVSGKAPASSSKCVENTAGCALSEAASDSDSMEDEEGTMKADSGSSKTEKEGLIAIVSPKRPRNEGGISRTPIPDVVCDSYDSDTETTVEIVKVYNSYRQNYRPINLG, encoded by the exons atggcgcccGTGCGCCCCCGGATCGATATCGACTGGGAGGAGGTTTTCAGCAGGGACTCCTCCCACGACCGCGAGGACAGCGTCTGCTTCGCGTCCCCCTCGTCGGCGCCGCAAAACtccagggcggcggcggcgaaggcccCCCGGGCGTCGTCGGACGACGAGAAGCGGCGCGGGACCTCCTACCCCACCCGGAGGTTTGGGGGCCTGCGCGGCGAGCTCGAgcagcggcgcggcgagcgTGGCCCCGCCGCGGTTGCGGACGACGGGGCGAGCCGCCGGGTGACGCGCGCGGCCGCGAAG GCTGCTGCTCGGGATGCGCGCTccgatgctgccaatgtattcAACTTCA gtcaggaggatgaggaggggGAAGATGCGGGCCGCAAATACTCTCCCTGTTCTAGTGGAAAAAAGAATTATGGCGTG CTACGTATTATTAAACGCAAATGCCAAGGGCATGTTGGACCAAGGACTATACCAGTGGATAAGATGTACTCAAGCCAACCATTTTCAAAATCTGGGAACCAGCGGAGGGCTCATTCCATTGATCCAGAGGAGTCGGATCATGGAAAATGTCAGCAGAGTGAAAGTTTCAGTTTCAGTAGATTTTCCAAGAG GAGGAAGGAACAGCTTCAGGATTCATCCTCCGTTTATTCTCGAAAG GTTCAAGATGTGGTTCTATTGGATGATGAAGATATGCAAACTGAGGGAGAAGTTAACTATGAGATTTCTGACATACG GAATGAACCAAAGATCTACTACCCATCAag AGATGATCCAGAAGCCGTGGAGCTCACCAGCTCAGATATTAGCTGTCTTGACCCTGGAGCATTTTTGTCGTCACCGGTGATAAACTACTACATCCA GAACATCAAAAGGACCAGATTGAACCGTGAAGATTGCAGAGACAAATTCTACATATTTAACACGTATTTTTATGGAAAGCTTGAAGAAGCATTGTATCAGCTG GGTGACTTGTCAAAGTTGAGAAGATGGTGGAAAGGTGTCAATATATTTCATAGAGCATACGTCATCTTGCCAATCCATGGGGT GGCACACTGGAGCTTGGTAATCATTTGCATGCCTGCAAAAGAGAGTGTTTCAGGACCAATCATACTTCATCTGGACTCCCTTGGGATGCACCGCAGTACTAAGATCTTGAACACAGTTGGGAG ATACCTTGAAGAAGAATGGCAGCACTTAAAGAAGAATCCTTCTCCTGAGACATCAGTTTCGGAGATAATATGGGAGGATCTTCCAAGTAATATACACAAGGAAAAAGTTCAG GTTCCACAACAGAATAATGCGTACGACTGTGGCATCTTCATGCTTTATTACATTGAACAGTTTATAAGAGAGGCACCAGAAAGGTTCACGGTAGATAACCTTGACATG TTTAATTGCAGTTGGTTCAAACCTGAAGATGCTTCTGGGCTAAGGCTGAGAATAAGAGAGCTACTGCAGGAAGCATTTGAAAGTGCCAGGCTGGATGATGCTATGTCAGAAGAAGCTGCATCTGATGGCTCTTATATTGGTGACGGCATAAAGGGTGGAGAATTGGAAGCAGATGCACCTTCTGAGAGTTCAGAAATGGTCTTAGAGTTCGGAAACACTGGCAAGAGCAATGAAGGCATCAAGGTTGCAGCCTCAGGCAACTCTGGTAAGAGTAATGAAGGCATCAAGGTAGCAGAATCAGAAGAAGCAAGTGGAGAGTCTGGAGATGCTGAGAAAAGTATTGAAGGATATGTTGCAGAATCAGAGGAAGAAAGTGGGGAGTCTGGAGAGGCTGGTAAGAGCGTTGAAGGCATTAATGTTGCAGGACCAGAAGAAGCAAGTGGAGAGTCTGGAGATTCTGGTAAGAGTATTGAAGTTATCAATGTTGCAGAATCAGATAATGCAAGCGAGGAGTTTGGATATGCTGGTGAGACTAAGAAAGGCATCAAGGTTGCAGCATCTGAAGGAGCAAGTGTGGAGTGTGTATCCACTGATAAGAGTATGGTGTCTGTATCAGGCAAAGCACCGGCAAGCAGCAGCAAATGTGTTGAAAACACTGCAGGCTGTGCTCTATCAGAAGCAGCTTCAGATTCTGATAGCATGGAAGACGAGGAAGGTACCATGAAAGCAGATTCGGGCAGCTCAAAAACTGAGAAAGAAGGATTGATTGCAATTGTATCGCCAAAAAGGCCGAGGAACGAGGGGGGCATTTCTAGGACACCCATTCCAGATGTAGTTTGTGACAGCTACGACAGCGACACCGAAACCACGGTGGAGATCGTAAAAGTTTACAACTCCTACAGACAAAATTACCGTCCCATTAACTTGGGATAG
- the LOC112884429 gene encoding homocysteine S-methyltransferase 3, translated as MVGTAGGVAEEAVRRWVAAGGGRLVLDGGLATELEANGADLNDPLWSAKCILASPHLIRKVHMDYLEAGANIIITASYQATIQGFESKGFSKEQSENLLTKSVEIAQEAREMFLKEHLDQSIPAQKPILVAASIGSFGAYLADGSEYSGDYGEAGTIEFLKDFHRRRLQVLAEAGPDLIAFETIPNKLEAQAYVELLEECNIHIPAWFSFNSKDGVNIVSGDSLIECATIADKCAKVGAVGINCTPPRFIHGLILSIRKITDKPILIYPNSGERYDGEKKEWVESTGVSDGDFVSYVNEWCKDGAALIGGCCRTTPNTIRAIHRTLNQGSNTQQLPVA; from the exons ATGGTGGggacggccggcggcgtcgcggaggaggcggtgcggcggtgggtggcggccggcggcgggcgccTCGTGCTGGACGGCGGGCTGGCCACGGAGCTCGAGGCCAACGGCGCCGACCTCAACGACCCGCTCTGGAGCGCCAAGTGCATCCTCGCCTCCCCGCACCTCATCCGCAAG GTCCATATGGATTACCTAGAAGCTGGTGCAAACATTATAATCACAGCATCATATCAG GCCACGATTCAAGGGTTTGAGTCAAAGGGTTTTTCAAAAGAACAAAGTGAAAACTTACTAACAAAGAGTGTCGAGATTGCACAGGAAGCTCGTGAGATGTTCCTGAAGGAACATTTAGATCAATCCATTCCTGCACAAAAACCTATTCTGGTTGCAGCTTCTATAGGAAGTTTTGGGGCTTATCTTGCTGATGGCTCTGAGTACAG TGGGGACTATGGTGAAGCTGGTACAATAGAATTCCTGAAAGATTTTCATCGGCGGAGGCTTCAGGTTCTTGCTGAAGCAGGTCCTGATTTGATTGCTTTTGAAACGATCCCCAACAAACTTGAAGCTCAG GCATATGTTGAACTTCTTGAGGAATGTAACATACATATCCCTGCATGGTTTTCCTTCAACTCAAAAGATGGAGTTAATATTGTGAGTGGAGACTCGTTGATTGAATGTGCTACTATTGCTGACAAGTGTGCAAAGGTTGGTGCTGTTGGGATAAACTGCACACCTCCAAGATTTATTCATGGACTGATACTCTCCATTCGAAAG ATCACAGACAAGCCTATTCTGATATATCCCAACAGTGGAGAAAGATATGATGGTGAGAAAAAGGAGTGGGTG GAATCCACTGGTGTATCGGATGGTGATTTTGTTTCCTACGTAAATGAATGGTGCAAAGATGGGGCCGCCCTTATCGGAGGCTGCTGCAGGACAACTCCAAACACCATCAGGGCTATTCACAGAACTCTAAACCAAGGCTCCAACACGCAGCAGTTACCTGTGGCATAG
- the LOC112884430 gene encoding 26S proteasome non-ATPase regulatory subunit 11 homolog: protein MSTSVQSSYLPATTESISKAQEAKDASESISILYRVLEDPSSSADALRVKELAITNLTNYLTKENRAEDLRNLLTQLRPFFAQIPKAKTAKIVRGIIDAVAKIPGTSELQISLCKEMVEWTRAEKRTFLRQRVEARLAALLLENQEYTEALTLLSGLIKEVRRLDDKLLLVDIDLLESKLHFSLRNLPKAKASLTAARTAANAIYVPPSQQGIIDLQSGILHAEEKDYKTAYSYFFEAFEAFSSLEDPKAIFSLKYMLLCKIMVNQADDVAGIISSKAGLKYLGPDVDAMKAVADAYSKRSLKYFETALRDYKAQLEEDPIVHRHLSSLYDTLLEQNLCRLIEPYSRVEIAHIAEMIELPISHVEKKLSQMILDKKFAGTLDQGAGCLIIFEDTKTEEIFPTTLETITNVGKVVDSLYMRSAKIMA from the coding sequence ATGTCTACTTCGGTGCAATCATCGTACCTTCCTGCTACCACTGAGTCGATATCAAAGGCTCAGGAGGCTAAGGATGCTTCTGAGTCCATCTCAATCCTCTACCGAGTGCTCGAAGATCCATCTTCTTCAGCGGATGCACTGAGAGTAAAAGAGCTTGCCATTACAAATCTGACAAACTACCTCACGAAAGAAAACAGAGCTGAGGATCTCAGGAATCTTTTGACCCAGCTCAGGCCCTTCTTTGCACAGATCCCCAAGGCAAAGACTGCGAAGATTGTGCGTGGCATCATTGATGCTGTTGCCAAGATACCTGGAACATCTGAGCTTCAGATTTCACTCTGCAAGGAGATGGTAGAATGGACCCGTGCAGAGAAGCGTACCTTCCTCAGGCAGCGTGTGGAAGCAAGGCTGGCAGCCCTTCTGTTAGAGAATCAAGAGTATACTGAGGCCCTTACGCTCCTTTCTGGTCTCATCAAGGAAGTCAGGAGGCTGGACGACAAGTTGCTTCTTGTGGACATTGACCTTCTGGAGAGCAAACTCCATTTCTCTCTGAGAAACCTGCCAAAGGCCAAAGCTTCTCTCACTGCTGCAAGAACTGCAGCCAATGCCATTTATGTGCCACCATCTCAGCAGGGCATCATTGATCTGCAGAGTGGAATCCTTCATGCTGAAGAAAAGGACTACAAGACTGCTTACAGCTACTTCTTCGAAGCATTTGAAGCTTTCAGTTCTCTGGAGGATCCAAAGGCCATCTTCAGCTTGAAGTACATGCTTCTGTGCAAGATAATGGTCAATCAAGCTGATGATGTTGCAGGAATCATCTCATCAAAGGCTGGTCTGAAGTATCTGGGTCCAGATGTTGATGCCATGAAAGCTGTGGCCGATGCCTACTCCAAAAGGTCTCTGAAGTACTTTGAAACTGCTCTCCGTGACTACAAAGCCCAGCTGGAGGAAGATCCTATCGTCCACAGGCACCTCTCGTCGCTGTACGATACCCTACTGGAGCAGAACCTCTGCAGGTTGATTGAGCCCTACTCGAGGGTGGAGATTGCACACATAGCCGAGATGATTGAGCTGCCAATCAGCCATGTTGAGAAGAAGCTGTCCCAGATGATCCTTGACAAGAAATTTGCGGGGACTCTGGATCAGGGTGCTGGCTGCCTCATCATCTTCGAGGATACCAAGACCGAGGAGATCTTCCCCACTACGCTCGAGACAATCACGAATGTCGGGAAGGTCGTGGACAGCCTTTACATGAGATCGGCCAAGATCATGGCTTAA
- the LOC112887209 gene encoding L-type lectin-domain containing receptor kinase IX.1-like, whose protein sequence is MAMASHRRLVFALTTVVALLRAVAKDDSILRPWPPDCSTANNYTAGSQYQRNLAELLSRLPAAAGDNGWFYNGSAGAGADQVFGLVMCYADYNATACLDCLSRAPAGITTVCPGSRSVRAMYDACVLQYSDAPPIPATADLNYLYRVYLSFPGVDVTSEGLREAWVPLMSELTGGVAASPLRLANGSTPYSSSQDMYGLAQCTRYLNASECARCISNYASQLGKLFPNNSGGVVKGYRCYLRYQVAALDITLPPAPARSPEPHPSSSPRSRFPQNASGSTTGSGGLSDVALILLVSIGSASILIVLCFSAWLLLRRRRRKMAKLHEETRTMEDEFEKGTWPKQFRYDELAIATDNFSDRRKLGEGGFGSVYRGFLREMNLHVAIKRVSKGSKQGRKEYASEVRIVSRLRHRHLVQLVGWCHGGGDLLLVYELMPNGSLDKHLYSADSKLPWSLRHKIVLEIASAILYLHQEWEQCVLHRDIKPSNVMLDASFHAKLGDFGLARLVDHARGSHTTVLAGTLGYMDPGCRVRGRASAQSDVYSFGVVLLEVACGRGPAVVLDDDAVIHLSRHVAELNGRGRVLDAADPRLGGEFDTREMESVLVTGLWCTQEDRNTRPSIRQVLGVLQFELPLPSLLERAPVVVTSRRLAC, encoded by the exons ATGGCCATGGCTTCTCATCGCCGTCTCGTTTTCGCCCTCACCACCGTCGTCGCCTTGCTCCGCGCTGTGGCGAAGGACGACAGCATCTTGCGGCCGTGGCCGCCTGACTGCTCCACGGCGAACAACTACACGGCCGGCAGCCAGTACCAGAGGAACCTCGCCGAGCTCCTGTCCAGGCTccccgcggcggccggcgacaaCGGCTGGTTCTACAACGGCAGCGCCGGGGCGGGCGCCGACCAGGTGTTTGGCCTCGTCATGTGCTACGCCGACTACAACGCGACGGCGTGCCTGGACTGCCTCTCCAGGGCGCCCGCCGGGATCACGACGGTGTGCCCGGGCAGCCGGAGCGTCCGCGCCATGTACGACGCGTGCGTCCTCCAGTACTCGGACGCACCGCCGATCCCGGCCACCGCGGACCTCAACTACTTGTACAGAGTGTACCTGAGTTTCCCTGGGGTGGACGTCACCTCGGAGGGACTGCGGGAAGCCTGGGTGCCGCTGATGAGCGAGCTCACGGGCGGCGTCGCCGCCTCGCCGCTGCGGCTCGCCAACGGCAGCACGCCGTACTCGAGCTCGCAGGACATGTACGGGCTGGCGCAGTGCACGCGGTACCTCAACGCCAGCGAGTGCGCGCGATGCATCAGCAACTACGCCAGCCAGCTGGGGAAGCTGTTCCCCAACAACTCCGGCGGCGTCGTCAAGGGGTACAGGTGCTACCTGCGCTACCAGGTGGCTGCGCTCGACATCACCCTgcctccggcgccggcgcggtcgCCTGAGCCTCACCCTTCTAGTTCCCCCCGTAGCAGATTTCCTCAAAACGCTTCAGGCTCCACGACAGGGTCGGGGGGGTTAAGCGACGTTGCCCTGATACTACTCGTGTCCATCGGTTCCGCCTCGATCTTGATAGTTCTGTGCTTCTCCGCGTGGCTTCTTctccggcgtcggcgtcggaaGATGGCTAAACTCCACGAGGAAACGAGGACGATGGAAGACGAGTTCGAGAAAGGAACCTGGCCAAAGCAGTTCCGCTACGACGAGCTCGCCATCGCGACGGACAACTTCTCGGACAGGCGGAAGCTCGGGGAAGGCGGGTTCGGGTCGGTGTACAGAGGATTCCTGAGGGAGATGAACCTTCACGTCGCCATCAAGAGGGTGTCCAAGGGCTCCAAGCAGGGGAGGAAGGAGTACGCCTCGGAGGTGAGGATCGTTAGCCGGCTGAGGCACCGCCACCTGGTGCAGCTCGTCGGCtggtgccacggcggcggcgacctccTCCTTGTCTACGAGCTGATGCCCAACGGCAGCCTCGACAAACATCTATACAGTGCAGACAGCAAATTACCATGGTCACTTAG GCACAAGATTGTGCTCGAAATCGCCTCAGCGATTCTTTACCTCCACCAAGAATGGGAGCAGTGCGTTCTTCACAGGGACATCAAGCCGAGCAACGTGATGCTGGACGCCTCCTTCCACGCCAAGCTCGGCGACTTCGGGCTGGCGAGGCTCGTCGACCACGCCCGGGGCTCGCACACCACGGTGCTCGCCGGCACGCTGGGGTACATGGACCCGGGGTGCAGGGTGAGAGGCAGGGCCAGCGCCCAGTCCGACGTCTACAGCTTCGGCGTCGTCCTCCTCGAGGTCGCGTGCGGCCGGGGGCCCGCCGTGGTGCTCGACGACGACGCCGTGATCCACCTGTCGCGGCACGTGGCGGAGCTCAACGGCCGGGGAAGGGTCCTCGACGCCGCCGACCCACGGCTGGGCGGGGAGTTCGACACCCGGGAGATGGAGAGCGTGCTGGTGACCGGGCTCTGGTGCACGCAGGAGGACCGGAACACGAGGCCGTCCATCAGGCAGGTCCTCGGCGTGCTGCAGTTCGAGCTGCCGCTGCCGAGCCTCCTTGAGAGGGCGCCGGTGGTGGTTACAAGCCGCCGGCTGGCCTGCTGA